One stretch of Anaerobacillus alkaliphilus DNA includes these proteins:
- a CDS encoding sulfite exporter TauE/SafE family protein yields the protein MEWIILMVIGLIAGTLGSLMGLGGGIIVVPALMILSSYLAILAGITPQVAVGTSLLIMIFTGLSSTLTYLKQKTVDLRSGMLFFCGSGPGALLGVYLNNGIDARLFLIIFGSFIIFISFVLIIRKKLKPIKPSKHGITREYINVNGDKIEYGYHPLLALSIAFFVGMCSGLFGIGGGSIMVPAMILIFGFPPHRAVATSMFMIFLSAILSSMTHISLGNVDWLYALALVPGAWVGGILGAKINQRLESDTVVNLLRLFLILIGIRLIYQGLF from the coding sequence ATGGAATGGATTATCTTAATGGTAATTGGGCTAATCGCTGGTACATTAGGAAGTTTAATGGGCTTAGGCGGTGGCATTATCGTTGTTCCTGCTTTGATGATATTAAGTAGCTATTTAGCTATATTGGCTGGTATAACTCCACAAGTAGCTGTTGGTACATCGCTGTTAATTATGATTTTTACGGGACTGTCATCAACATTAACATATTTGAAACAAAAAACAGTAGATTTACGTAGTGGAATGCTTTTTTTCTGTGGTAGTGGACCGGGTGCTTTGTTAGGAGTCTATTTAAACAATGGAATTGATGCAAGACTTTTTTTAATTATATTTGGGTCATTTATTATTTTTATATCCTTTGTACTAATTATTAGAAAGAAACTAAAGCCAATTAAGCCAAGCAAACATGGAATTACACGTGAATATATAAACGTGAACGGCGATAAAATCGAATATGGATATCATCCACTGTTAGCCTTGTCGATCGCATTTTTTGTCGGGATGTGTTCAGGTTTATTTGGTATTGGTGGTGGCTCGATTATGGTTCCTGCCATGATCCTAATTTTTGGCTTTCCACCTCACCGCGCAGTTGCTACTTCCATGTTTATGATTTTTTTATCTGCAATTTTGAGTTCGATGACCCATATTAGTCTAGGAAACGTCGATTGGTTATATGCCTTAGCCTTAGTTCCAGGAGCATGGGTTGGCGGTATACTAGGAGCGAAAATTAACCAAAGACTAGAAAGCGATACAGTAGTCAATTTACTACGACTGTTCCTCATTCTTATTGGTATTCGACTGATTTATCAAGGACTGTTCTAA
- a CDS encoding bifunctional metallophosphatase/5'-nucleotidase: protein MGTHNIEIFFTNDLHSHLEQWPKIITLLNGERNYFKEKGHDVFIFDIGDHVDRFHPLSEASMGKANVLLMNEVGYDSATIGNNEGITLPKEELCQLYTEAQFPVVVANLFELNGQRPTWVKPYQILQVNSGLRIGVIGLTMPYRPFYEALGWEIEDPYKILPTLVKEVKQQADLVILLSHLGLNFDEDIANQVDGIDIILGGHTHHVLENGLLIKDTIIHQAGKFGTYVGQLSFSYEPSREKITDFKARCIEVSNFPPCLETVQYMKDLASEQHSVLDTKVGIIESPLNISWEKPSSFASLLASAIKQWCGGEIGMINSGLLLEDLHEGVVTKGDLHRVCPHPINPCKVELSGKVLKEVILHSLSKDMIYKKVRGFGFRGEVMGIMVFDGVTYEQNSLADGLSHIFNIRVNGREIDYRRTYQVATLDMFTFGHLYPSIAAAKVKKYYMPELLRDILAWKLKDNNEL, encoded by the coding sequence ATGGGTACTCATAACATTGAGATTTTCTTTACAAATGATTTACATAGTCATTTAGAACAATGGCCGAAAATTATCACATTGTTAAATGGGGAACGAAACTACTTCAAAGAAAAAGGCCACGATGTCTTCATATTTGATATCGGTGACCACGTTGATCGTTTTCATCCCCTTTCGGAAGCCTCCATGGGAAAAGCAAACGTGCTGTTAATGAATGAAGTAGGTTATGACAGTGCGACGATTGGCAACAATGAGGGGATAACTCTGCCAAAGGAGGAGTTGTGCCAACTTTACACCGAGGCACAATTTCCAGTAGTTGTGGCAAACCTCTTTGAATTAAATGGGCAGCGACCAACTTGGGTGAAGCCGTATCAAATACTTCAAGTGAATAGTGGACTGAGGATAGGTGTTATCGGGCTAACGATGCCATATCGACCATTTTATGAAGCGTTAGGATGGGAGATTGAAGATCCATATAAAATCTTACCAACACTTGTAAAAGAAGTGAAACAACAAGCCGACCTTGTTATATTACTTTCTCATTTAGGGTTAAATTTTGATGAGGATATCGCCAATCAAGTTGATGGAATTGATATCATATTAGGCGGACATACTCATCATGTGTTAGAAAATGGATTACTTATAAAAGATACCATTATTCATCAAGCAGGAAAGTTTGGTACTTATGTAGGCCAGCTTTCATTTTCGTATGAGCCCAGTAGAGAAAAGATAACTGATTTTAAAGCTAGATGTATAGAGGTGAGTAACTTTCCTCCATGTCTAGAAACAGTTCAATACATGAAAGATTTAGCTTCCGAGCAACATTCTGTTCTTGATACAAAGGTGGGTATCATTGAAAGTCCATTAAACATCTCATGGGAAAAACCGAGTTCCTTTGCGAGCCTTTTAGCAAGTGCTATAAAACAATGGTGTGGTGGGGAAATAGGTATGATTAATTCAGGGCTCCTACTAGAGGATCTACATGAAGGTGTAGTGACAAAAGGAGATTTACATCGTGTTTGTCCACACCCTATAAATCCCTGTAAAGTAGAACTTTCAGGGAAGGTCCTAAAAGAAGTAATCTTACACTCTCTATCAAAGGACATGATCTATAAAAAAGTTAGAGGCTTTGGCTTTCGTGGAGAAGTTATGGGAATTATGGTCTTTGACGGTGTCACATATGAACAAAATTCTCTAGCAGATGGTCTAAGTCATATTTTTAACATTAGGGTTAATGGGAGAGAAATAGACTATAGGCGTACGTATCAGGTTGCTACATTAGATATGTTTACCTTTGGACACTTATATCCGTCCATCGCAGCAGCGAAAGTAAAAAAGTATTATATGCCTGAATTACTTCGAGATATCTTGGCGTGGAAACTTAAGGATAATAATGAATTGTGA
- a CDS encoding YunC family protein, protein MLEMSPIIIDGHQFTAVQMKLPKTNFMAVTNDKGYIMCGALDVALFNSNEKLRERKIIAGRAVGVRTIDQLIDAPLESVTLAAEELGITVGMTGREALLKMV, encoded by the coding sequence ATGCTGGAAATGTCACCAATTATTATTGACGGTCACCAATTTACTGCAGTTCAAATGAAATTACCAAAGACGAACTTCATGGCGGTGACTAACGACAAAGGTTATATCATGTGCGGTGCGTTAGACGTAGCGCTTTTTAATAGCAATGAGAAGCTTAGAGAAAGAAAGATCATTGCGGGTAGAGCGGTAGGGGTAAGAACAATTGATCAATTAATTGATGCCCCGTTAGAGTCAGTTACATTAGCGGCAGAAGAATTAGGAATTACTGTTGGGATGACTGGACGCGAAGCACTATTAAAAATGGTATAA
- a CDS encoding HD-GYP domain-containing protein has protein sequence MRLVTTKSLKENDTLCRPVYHENGNVLIQADIPLSQRIINRLIKLGIGYVYINDEITSDIVVKNVVSEETRLEAIQTIKKEFAEISNHYVINKSINTIHLSKTFTKLVHKILADIKTADDVISILSDVFCYDSYIFTHSLNVTIYTIGLAKEMKFTEKQLFEIGLGAILHDVGKIMVPKDILEKNSRLTAEEFAIIKQHSRAGFDLLRNTPNISLITAHCAFQHHERLNGSGYPQGISGDQIHRYAKILAVADVFDACTSNRIYRKAMLPHEALEILYAGAGTLFDKEIVEMFSRTVAIYPTGLTVYLNDGRKGVVSKQNKFFSMRPIIRVFEHAGLRVEPYEIDLLKDRHIAIIECEARLGVEQ, from the coding sequence ATGAGGTTAGTCACAACAAAATCATTAAAGGAAAATGATACTTTATGCAGGCCGGTATATCATGAAAATGGTAACGTGCTTATTCAAGCCGATATACCGTTATCTCAAAGAATTATCAATAGATTAATTAAATTAGGGATAGGGTACGTATACATTAATGATGAAATAACTAGTGACATTGTCGTAAAAAATGTTGTCTCTGAAGAAACACGATTAGAGGCCATTCAGACAATAAAGAAGGAATTTGCAGAAATTTCTAATCACTATGTTATTAATAAATCAATAAATACCATTCACCTAAGTAAAACTTTCACAAAACTCGTTCATAAAATTTTAGCAGATATTAAAACCGCTGATGATGTGATTTCAATATTGTCTGATGTATTTTGCTATGATTCCTATATTTTTACCCACTCTTTAAATGTAACGATTTATACAATTGGACTAGCTAAGGAAATGAAATTCACTGAAAAACAACTGTTTGAAATAGGTTTAGGAGCAATATTACATGATGTCGGTAAGATTATGGTACCTAAGGATATTTTAGAGAAAAACAGTAGATTAACGGCTGAAGAGTTTGCGATCATTAAACAACATTCAAGAGCAGGATTTGATTTGCTTCGTAATACACCGAATATTTCTCTCATTACGGCCCATTGTGCATTTCAACACCATGAACGTTTAAATGGCTCTGGATATCCACAAGGAATTAGTGGAGATCAAATCCACCGTTATGCCAAGATCTTAGCTGTTGCGGATGTATTTGATGCTTGTACCTCAAACCGCATTTATCGGAAAGCAATGCTTCCTCACGAAGCGTTGGAAATTTTGTATGCGGGTGCTGGAACGCTATTTGATAAAGAAATCGTGGAAATGTTTAGTAGAACAGTAGCTATTTACCCAACTGGTTTAACCGTCTATTTGAATGATGGGAGAAAAGGTGTAGTGTCGAAGCAGAATAAGTTTTTTAGTATGAGACCAATTATTCGGGTTTTTGAGCATGCAGGCCTAAGGGTAGAACCATATGAAATTGATTTACTTAAAGACCGTCACATAGCAATTATTGAATGTGAAGCACGCTTAGGAGTTGAACAATAG
- a CDS encoding thymidylate synthase encodes MDRQYLNLCQHILENGSVKTDRTGTGTISVFGYQMRTSLAEGFPLLTTKKLSLKAIIHELLWFLKGDTNISYLKEHNVRIWNEWADENGDLGPVYGKQWRSWTAPNGQTIDQISSVIEEIKRNPDSRRLIVNAWNVGELKDMALAPCHCMFQFYVNDGKLSCQLYQRSADVFLGVPFNIASYALLTMMIAQVCDLEPGEFVHTFGDVHIYSNHVEQVKLQMTREPKPLPKMKLNSNVTSVFDFTYEDFELVDYDAHPHIKGQVSV; translated from the coding sequence ATGGATCGACAGTATTTAAACTTATGTCAACATATCCTGGAAAATGGATCAGTGAAAACAGACCGTACAGGAACAGGAACAATTAGTGTTTTTGGTTATCAAATGCGAACAAGTTTAGCTGAAGGTTTTCCATTATTAACGACCAAAAAGCTTTCTTTGAAAGCAATTATTCACGAGCTACTGTGGTTTTTAAAGGGTGATACGAATATTAGCTACCTAAAAGAACACAATGTGAGAATATGGAATGAATGGGCAGATGAAAATGGTGATCTCGGCCCTGTTTATGGCAAGCAATGGCGCTCATGGACAGCACCAAATGGTCAAACGATTGATCAAATTTCTAGTGTTATTGAAGAGATCAAACGAAATCCTGACTCAAGAAGATTAATTGTGAATGCCTGGAACGTAGGTGAACTAAAAGACATGGCTTTAGCTCCTTGTCATTGTATGTTTCAATTTTACGTGAATGATGGGAAGTTATCTTGTCAGCTTTATCAAAGAAGTGCTGATGTGTTCCTTGGAGTTCCGTTTAACATAGCTTCTTATGCGTTACTTACGATGATGATTGCTCAGGTATGTGATCTAGAGCCAGGTGAGTTTGTTCACACTTTTGGTGATGTACATATCTATTCTAACCATGTGGAACAAGTAAAGCTACAGATGACTCGTGAACCTAAGCCATTACCAAAAATGAAGTTAAACTCTAATGTGACTTCTGTATTTGATTTCACTTACGAGGATTTTGAATTGGTCGATTACGATGCACATCCTCACATAAAAGGGCAGGTATCAGTATGA
- a CDS encoding dihydrofolate reductase, with the protein MISLIVAAGENNVIGSDNVMPWHLPADLAYFKKTTTGHAVVMGRKTFESIGKPLPNRKNIILTRDQQFEVEGCDVIHSVEEVFDFEKGQELFIIGGAEVYRQLLPHANKVYLTRIHKSFEGDAFFPELNDGWQLVSTEKHEADEKNPYQYEFQIYEKR; encoded by the coding sequence ATGATTTCACTGATTGTTGCCGCAGGGGAAAATAACGTGATAGGCTCAGACAACGTCATGCCTTGGCATTTACCAGCTGACCTAGCCTACTTTAAAAAGACAACAACTGGGCATGCGGTTGTGATGGGGAGAAAAACGTTTGAGTCAATAGGTAAGCCACTACCTAATCGAAAAAATATTATCCTGACTCGAGATCAACAGTTTGAGGTTGAAGGATGTGACGTCATTCATTCAGTTGAAGAAGTATTTGACTTTGAAAAAGGTCAGGAACTCTTTATCATTGGGGGAGCAGAGGTTTATCGTCAATTATTACCTCATGCAAACAAAGTCTACTTAACACGTATTCATAAAAGTTTTGAAGGTGATGCCTTTTTTCCAGAGCTTAATGATGGATGGCAATTAGTTTCAACTGAAAAGCATGAAGCTGATGAAAAAAATCCGTATCAGTATGAGTTTCAAATATATGAAAAAAGGTAG
- the yunB gene encoding sporulation protein YunB encodes MLKRRRKYRPMKGPLPFRYVLLISFIIFIIMTAQGLVVVEKGIRPTLIEIAKTETQRIATTAINEAVRKKTLENSDLENVIDINPAGNGRVYTVNPIVVSRVLQETTLNVQRYLNDVARGNVKNLAIPDGIEIEQENGYQEQGIIHMIPLGQATNNALLAHLGPKVPVRLTAIGDVKSFIRDEIVPVGINNVWINLSIEITVDVRVVIPFATETEVVQTLIPVGYMYIQGDVPQFFHAGGSDSSMPMPAIINPQDLSDSLNNN; translated from the coding sequence ATGCTTAAGAGAAGAAGAAAATACCGACCAATGAAAGGTCCGCTTCCATTTCGTTATGTATTACTGATCTCATTTATTATTTTTATAATTATGACCGCCCAAGGTCTTGTCGTAGTTGAGAAAGGAATTCGTCCAACCTTGATTGAAATCGCCAAAACGGAAACACAGCGGATTGCAACTACTGCGATTAATGAGGCTGTGAGGAAAAAGACACTTGAGAATTCGGATTTAGAAAATGTAATTGATATTAATCCTGCTGGCAATGGAAGGGTATATACGGTTAATCCAATTGTTGTAAGCCGTGTGTTGCAGGAAACAACATTAAATGTACAGAGATATCTAAATGATGTGGCAAGGGGAAATGTCAAAAATTTAGCTATACCAGATGGAATTGAAATTGAACAAGAGAATGGATATCAGGAACAAGGGATCATTCATATGATTCCTCTTGGCCAGGCTACGAATAATGCTTTACTTGCTCACCTTGGACCAAAGGTACCGGTTAGGTTAACCGCGATCGGTGATGTAAAGTCATTTATACGTGATGAAATTGTGCCTGTAGGTATTAATAATGTATGGATTAACTTATCAATTGAGATAACAGTAGACGTTCGAGTCGTTATTCCTTTTGCGACAGAAACTGAAGTTGTCCAAACACTCATACCTGTAGGGTATATGTACATCCAAGGCGATGTTCCACAATTTTTCCATGCTGGTGGTAGTGACAGCAGTATGCCAATGCCTGCAATTATAAATCCACAAGACTTAAGCGATAGTCTAAACAACAACTAA
- a CDS encoding Na+/H+ antiporter NhaC family protein, with protein sequence MEGTIFSLIPPILALVMVMLTRRVLLSLGVGIVVGAFMINYGNGNVFIDSIQQIFSIVYGIFIDEGAINSWELYILFFLLLLGMIASLIAVTGGSRAFGEWAMSRVKTRVGAQIVTVLLGIIIFIDDYFNSLTVGNVGRPLTDRHRVSRAKLAYLVDSTAAPMCVIAPVSSWGAYIITIIGGILVSHSVTQWEALTAFVLIAPMNFYAIFAVLMVIAVIYFKLDIGQMRVHEQRAIETGAVVDTSKGTPPGDQGDVPATSGKVGDLIWPIVTLIVATVFFMITTGIEGAEGDTSILAIFENTDVAAALLYGGLVSLAITLALSFTRKVEATKIGLGLWAGIKSMLPAIYILIFAWTIISIIKDLGTGTYLASLVQETNLNLAYLPVILFIIAGFMAFSTGTSWGTFGIMLPIAGDIAAATDVSLMLPVLAAVLAGSIFGDHCSPISDTTILSSTGAGSHHIDHVMTQLPYALIIAGISIVGYLALGLTGSAIVGFLAAAVTFVAVVIVLKKLFPALKGA encoded by the coding sequence ATGGAAGGAACAATTTTTAGTTTAATTCCACCAATTTTAGCGTTAGTGATGGTAATGTTAACACGTCGTGTGTTGCTGTCACTTGGTGTTGGAATTGTAGTGGGAGCATTTATGATTAACTATGGAAATGGAAATGTCTTTATAGACAGTATCCAACAAATTTTTTCTATCGTTTATGGAATTTTTATTGATGAAGGTGCAATTAATTCATGGGAATTATACATTTTATTTTTCTTATTACTGCTAGGTATGATTGCATCTTTAATCGCGGTTACTGGTGGTAGTCGAGCGTTCGGTGAATGGGCAATGAGCCGAGTGAAAACGAGAGTAGGAGCACAAATTGTTACGGTATTACTAGGGATTATTATCTTTATAGATGACTATTTTAATAGCTTAACAGTTGGGAACGTCGGACGTCCGTTAACAGATCGTCACCGTGTCTCTAGAGCGAAATTAGCTTACCTAGTAGACTCGACTGCCGCGCCAATGTGCGTAATTGCGCCAGTATCAAGCTGGGGTGCGTATATCATTACCATTATCGGAGGAATTCTTGTTTCTCATAGCGTAACGCAATGGGAAGCACTGACTGCGTTTGTCTTAATTGCACCAATGAACTTTTACGCAATTTTTGCAGTATTGATGGTTATTGCTGTAATCTACTTTAAATTAGACATCGGCCAAATGCGTGTTCATGAACAACGTGCGATTGAAACAGGTGCCGTAGTCGATACAAGTAAAGGAACACCTCCAGGAGACCAAGGAGATGTACCAGCGACTTCTGGTAAAGTTGGCGATCTAATATGGCCAATCGTAACATTAATTGTTGCAACAGTGTTCTTTATGATTACAACTGGTATTGAAGGAGCTGAAGGTGATACATCAATTTTGGCGATCTTTGAAAATACAGATGTAGCTGCTGCACTTCTTTATGGTGGACTAGTAAGTTTAGCTATTACCTTAGCGTTAAGCTTCACACGAAAAGTCGAAGCAACGAAAATTGGCTTAGGATTATGGGCAGGAATTAAGTCAATGCTACCAGCTATTTATATTTTGATTTTTGCTTGGACAATTATCTCGATCATTAAAGATCTTGGCACAGGAACATATTTAGCTAGCCTAGTTCAAGAAACTAACTTAAACCTAGCGTATTTACCGGTAATCTTATTCATCATCGCAGGCTTTATGGCATTTTCTACAGGAACAAGCTGGGGAACATTTGGGATTATGTTACCGATCGCTGGAGATATTGCTGCTGCGACTGATGTATCGCTAATGCTTCCGGTATTAGCAGCAGTACTTGCAGGTTCAATCTTTGGTGACCATTGCTCGCCAATTTCAGATACAACAATTCTTTCGTCGACAGGGGCAGGAAGTCATCATATTGACCACGTCATGACACAGCTACCATATGCGTTAATCATCGCTGGTATCTCGATTGTTGGTTATTTAGCACTTGGCTTAACAGGAAGTGCAATTGTTGGTTTCCTAGCAGCAGCAGTGACATTTGTTGCTGTCGTAATAGTACTGAAAAAACTGTTCCCTGCGTTAAAAGGAGCATAG
- a CDS encoding sodium-dependent transporter has product MEAREQWGTRAGFILAAVGSAVGLGNIWRFPYVAYENGGGAFFIPYLFALLTAGIPLLIMEFTMGHKYRGSAPLSYARMNKKTEWIGWWQVAIAFVISTYYAVIIAWAMAYTYFAVGQQWGEDTGGFLMADYLQRVDIVNGADIGSVGSIVPGVFIPLILVWVITLGVLFKGVKKGIEVANRIFIPTLLVMFLLIVIRALTLEGASLGLETFFKPNWSEIMSPGVWVAAYGQIFFSLSIAFAIMITYSSYLPKKADINNNAFIAGFSNSSVELLAGFGIFATLGFMATTAGSSIEEVAAGGIGLAFVVFPQILNSFPGFNGLFGVLFFGSLVFAGLSSLISIVETFVAGVQEKFKVSRTKAVILGGGLSAIISVLFATQGGLFFLDAADYFINTFGIALAGLVSVITISWFVKKLKPFQEHANATSDLRTGLWWRVCLGVVTPIVLGYMFIMNLINNLQNNYEGYPTSFLLYSGWAVAIGAIILGFIFASLKWGEKDLEVPAYSEEKGENAK; this is encoded by the coding sequence ATGGAAGCTCGTGAACAATGGGGGACAAGGGCTGGTTTTATCTTAGCAGCCGTTGGATCCGCAGTAGGCTTAGGGAACATCTGGCGTTTCCCATATGTAGCTTATGAGAATGGTGGAGGAGCATTTTTCATTCCGTACTTATTTGCACTTTTAACAGCTGGTATTCCGCTCCTAATCATGGAATTTACCATGGGTCATAAATATCGTGGCTCTGCACCACTATCATATGCTCGTATGAACAAGAAAACAGAATGGATTGGTTGGTGGCAGGTTGCTATTGCCTTTGTCATTTCAACCTACTACGCGGTCATTATCGCATGGGCGATGGCGTATACGTATTTTGCTGTAGGCCAGCAGTGGGGTGAGGATACAGGAGGATTTTTAATGGCTGATTACCTGCAACGAGTAGATATCGTGAATGGTGCAGACATTGGTTCAGTTGGTTCAATTGTTCCTGGTGTATTTATTCCACTTATATTGGTTTGGGTGATTACGTTAGGAGTACTTTTTAAAGGAGTAAAGAAAGGGATCGAGGTTGCAAACCGAATTTTTATTCCAACCTTACTCGTTATGTTCTTATTGATTGTTATTCGTGCTCTTACATTAGAAGGAGCTTCACTTGGTTTAGAAACATTCTTCAAACCAAACTGGAGTGAAATCATGTCTCCGGGTGTATGGGTAGCTGCGTATGGACAAATCTTCTTTAGCTTATCGATTGCCTTTGCTATCATGATTACTTATTCAAGTTACTTACCGAAAAAAGCTGATATCAACAACAATGCTTTTATTGCTGGTTTCAGTAACTCAAGTGTGGAGTTATTAGCTGGTTTTGGTATTTTTGCTACACTAGGCTTTATGGCTACTACAGCTGGGTCTAGTATCGAGGAAGTTGCTGCTGGTGGAATTGGCTTAGCATTTGTTGTCTTCCCGCAAATTTTAAATTCATTCCCAGGCTTTAATGGACTGTTCGGTGTGTTGTTCTTTGGTTCACTTGTTTTCGCAGGGTTATCCTCACTGATCTCAATTGTTGAAACATTTGTCGCCGGAGTTCAAGAGAAGTTCAAAGTATCTAGAACGAAAGCGGTTATTCTCGGTGGAGGTTTATCAGCCATCATTTCAGTTCTATTCGCTACCCAAGGTGGTTTGTTCTTCCTAGATGCGGCTGATTACTTTATTAACACATTCGGTATTGCATTAGCTGGACTTGTTTCAGTCATAACAATCTCTTGGTTTGTGAAAAAACTGAAACCATTCCAAGAGCATGCGAATGCTACATCTGACTTAAGAACTGGCTTATGGTGGAGAGTATGTCTAGGAGTTGTAACACCGATCGTATTGGGTTACATGTTTATCATGAACCTAATTAATAACCTCCAAAATAATTACGAAGGCTACCCAACTTCATTCTTACTTTATTCCGGATGGGCAGTTGCCATTGGTGCGATCATTCTTGGATTTATTTTTGCAAGCTTGAAGTGGGGCGAAAAGGATTTAGAGGTACCTGCTTACTCTGAAGAAAAAGGAGAGAATGCAAAATGA
- a CDS encoding methionine/alanine import family NSS transporter small subunit encodes MSVSAIVMMVIGIVIIWGGLAASIWNAVRASKS; translated from the coding sequence ATGAGTGTAAGTGCTATTGTCATGATGGTCATTGGTATTGTTATCATTTGGGGAGGTCTTGCAGCAAGTATTTGGAATGCTGTTAGAGCTAGTAAATCATAA
- a CDS encoding M23 family metallopeptidase has product MKRSFIMIVTLLVTLTALPCIGLANETKELSYEEKLEKRMDLYQKMETVTNVPWYYLAAADSFERGLRRARRDLPNEAGVIAIFYSPQQWVGPLNPDFEDTNPLSISMFGGVGLDGNGDGKADRNDDEDVIYTFARHLESYGYDEENIRIGLWEFYHREKSLQLIMGHAKIYETYNTIALNKNAFPLPIRFNYSYKNTWGDARGWGGRRIHEGTDLFAGHGTPVRATTYGIVELKGWNKYGGWRVGIRDLDNIYHYFAHLSGFEKGIEEGTVVEPGTVIGYVGSSGYGKPGTSGKFPPHLHYGMYRDNGFTEWSFDPFPSLKNWERKDKAKKKR; this is encoded by the coding sequence ATGAAAAGATCGTTTATCATGATCGTGACACTTCTCGTTACGTTAACCGCCTTGCCTTGCATTGGTTTAGCGAACGAGACAAAAGAGCTATCTTACGAAGAGAAACTAGAAAAGCGGATGGACTTATATCAGAAAATGGAAACAGTAACAAATGTACCATGGTATTACTTGGCTGCAGCAGACTCCTTCGAACGTGGTTTACGACGAGCTAGAAGAGATTTACCAAATGAAGCAGGCGTGATTGCCATTTTCTACTCACCACAACAGTGGGTAGGCCCTCTAAATCCGGATTTTGAGGATACTAACCCACTTTCAATCAGTATGTTTGGTGGTGTTGGTTTAGATGGTAATGGGGATGGTAAAGCAGATCGCAATGACGATGAAGATGTTATATACACTTTCGCAAGACATTTGGAGTCTTATGGCTATGATGAAGAAAATATTCGTATCGGTTTATGGGAGTTCTATCACCGAGAAAAGTCATTACAGCTAATCATGGGACATGCAAAGATTTACGAAACTTACAATACCATTGCTTTAAATAAAAATGCGTTTCCACTGCCAATCCGTTTCAATTATAGTTATAAAAACACATGGGGTGATGCCCGTGGTTGGGGTGGACGAAGAATTCACGAAGGTACTGACCTTTTTGCTGGCCATGGCACACCAGTAAGAGCAACAACGTATGGAATTGTTGAGTTAAAAGGCTGGAATAAATATGGTGGCTGGCGCGTTGGAATTCGTGACCTCGACAATATTTATCATTACTTCGCTCATTTGAGTGGGTTTGAAAAAGGAATTGAAGAAGGTACCGTTGTGGAACCTGGGACAGTCATCGGTTACGTAGGAAGCTCTGGGTATGGAAAACCAGGTACATCAGGAAAGTTCCCACCGCATCTTCATTATGGAATGTACCGTGACAACGGCTTCACTGAATGGTCCTTTGATCCATTCCCTTCTTTAAAAAATTGGGAAAGAAAAGATAAAGCAAAGAAGAAAAGATAA